Sequence from the Xiphophorus maculatus strain JP 163 A chromosome 16, X_maculatus-5.0-male, whole genome shotgun sequence genome:
TTATACTTACCGTTTGGTGTGCTAAATAAGCTCTTAAAGTATTTGTGAATAGAGACTGAATGGCccattaatttctttaaaacagatttgGCTTAGTCTCCATCCAGTACATCTAATTCATCTGGTGCCGTTAGTTTTTCGGTCGGATTTACTCGTGTGAATTTGAGCTGCGCAGTATATCATCACTTTATGGGTATCACTTTGTCAATCTGCGCAGCAGCATCAATATCACCAAAAGGTGCTTAGACAACAATACATATCCACTATTTATACATGTTTGCATTCCTGTTCTGTATGcagtaatatatattttgtgacaCATGTTTGCTAAGATTAGTAAGAAACTCCTTTTGTTGCCAACAGTACAGTTGCAACCCAATGCAAGATTTCTATCTGAAATCAGTGAGACATGAGGACTGCCCAGCCCAGTACTTCTGAATTTATTGCAAGCCATATTGGCATCAACATCTTCTCATATTTTTCTAATACCTTGCAGTCTGGGCATTAATTAAAATTTCCATGTTTCAGTCTAAAATGAAGATAGCGGGTAtgcatcttttttcttccacacaactgtctagaaatatttttagattcagCATGTTAACAGCGTTGCACTGCATTACTCTTCATTGTTTACCTTTCTTGTTCAAATTGTTTATGACGCTGTTGGAAAACAGTTAAGTCATCAACAATGACTCCCCTGATTATAGAGGCTGTAATTTCAGTCATAAAGCTTCATTTTTATGGgttaatgtaatataatataaattaaGCAATAAATATTTGCTCTAGATCCCTGTGGGATGAATTTGCATCAGtctcactttttgaattgaactaccagaaaaaaccccaaaaacaaatcaatgatATTGCAAGGTATTGAAGTGCACCTCTATTCACTCTCAGCTGATTTATTTCCTCACAGATATTGAGACAAAGGCTAGAGACGTGTGAATAGAGGAGCTAAATAACAATTTTGACCCACAAGCAGAAGTCGATGTGTGCTTCCCGGTGGGAGGCGGAATGAGATTCGATTAGCCATTCGTTCCCTGACTCTGTTTTTAACACAGTCGCAGGGACTCGCTCTGATTTTCAGAGGCCATCAGAAGCTCCTCTCAGCTTCCCGCTGCCTGTTCTCATCCGCTGTGCCATTCTGCATCACTGGTGCGAAGAATTAGTTCGTTGTTTCTGCCTTTGAGTACCCTGGTTTCTTATCCTAGAATCTCATCCACCTGGCCCGTTGACAAGCTACAGCAAAGCTATCCTCCTACTCCTCCACACACTTTGTGCATAGGTGTTTGACTGAGCGTGTAGGTGGACAGAGAGGCGCTTTTATGACCatatcatatatttttttgtcttttcatttgcatttttacatgAGTGTTGCTTTCGTATTCCATCCCATtcatttattcaacattttgttgtacCTTGGTGTCATGTGTGGCCCGTGTCTGTGCGGTACAGCCCTGCTGTGGTTCAACACAGGCAGCGGCAGGCTTGTCTGGAGTGCTTAGTGCAGACAATGCTCAGTGCTGGAGGCTGTGATTTTACTTGGTTCCGAGCTATGTGGCTAAGCACGGAGTCACATGTAGTTACCTGCTCTGACAACAAACAGATAACTGAAGTTGTGTCTGGTGACAACAAAATGACGTTGACTGAGTGGAGGAAAATGAACAGAGTCAACGacatattttgtctgtttgctcTCACCTAGTAAATGTTATAGCCATCTGCACCATGCAGTGCATTTAATATACCTTAAATCCAAGAGACAAATACAACTATCAGCATGCATTTAGTTTAGTTAGCTTATGAATTTCTTTATTGATATAAAGTACACTCTTTTGACTGCTCAGAAGTAGTAATTATCTGTTTATATTTGGCTTTATTTAGACAATTTAAGCTAAAATACTGTGTGCATAATATATTCATATCTGTTGTGACTGTCTTGATGTAAACATCTTTACCCCATaatgaaaactgtttgaaaaagTATCAAATGCAGCACACTGTTGTATAAATGAAGTTTACAAATAGAATTATTTTGGGCTAGCTTCTGTGGAATCCCACAAGCACCATTTTAAACGATTTGATCTATATTCTCTCATTTGtacaaatcagttttattttttgaaaacagccAGGCTTAGCTATCACGGTGAACTGACCTGTTTTCATAGTTGaaattctgggaaaaaaagcttCACCAACACAGCGAAAACCTGTACGAGCTGGAATGCTAAGAAATGCtaaactgaaaacatgcaggTGTTTGAACATGACATAACCCCTAAACCTTCTGACCATATTAATGTACCATGCATGgccaaagtattcatacaccttTTAAGTTCTTGCTTTtagtcatgttacaaccacaagaTCACCATAAAGTAGTgtacatctgaaaagtgtggcgtgggTTTGCTTTCACCATCCCCAAATCTCtcttaaataaatctattaGGGCAATCAGAGGTTCAGAAGAAGTACAACtgttctgtgtgtgtctgagtcgACCATCCTCTCTGTGAAACATGATGGCGGCAGAATCATGCTGGAGGGCTACTCTTGTTGAGTGGGAACAACCAAGCTTGTAAAACCTTAAAGGAAGATAGATGAAGCTTGCTGGAGGCTGCAGATGAATAGAGTTTGGGGTTGCACGTTCTCCTTTCAGCATGACAGCAACcctaaaaacacagccagaGCTTTAGATCAACCCATCTTCATGTGTTggaatgtcccagtcaaagtccaaaccagAATCAAACTAGTTTGTGGCAAGATTTGAAAATGTGTCTTCCATTCCGTCTGCTTTTAGGGATGTCCAAAGaacatttgaagaaatgttagtatttatttaaatgtgcaaCATTGTTAGACATGCCCTTAAAAACGTGAAAGcattcaaggggtatgaatccTTTTGCAAGGTGCTGCACATGAATCTCACATTGTGGAGGAACTGGAGATCAAAGTGGATAAATGAAGGACATAAATTTAACctccacagagagaaagaaaagtagAGTGAAGTGAATGATGTAGGAAAATGATGGAGGTTGGATTAAAGTATCTATtctattaaagttttaaagtttttctctgtgtgtgtctgaacaATCTGTTCTATATTGTATTATATAAAAAAGCCACTTGGGGATAAAACACCAGACATGATGTGGATACACATCCACATTGGCATAAAAGAATGATTCATTTATgtgaccttgtttttttttttcaaattaggTGAGCTTTATATTGagctcttttctctctttcctgcATAGACAAATAAATGAGGGAATTCACTAAGCCTTAGCTGAATCCTAATGCAACCCCAGGGTtcctctacacacacacacagagacgaCTAAACTGCGCTCTGATCTAATCTATTTGTCACCTCTCCAGGCATGAGGACCTACCTCATCTCCGGCAGAAAGGTGGAGGCCCTCTGTAACTGCACCCAGACTGGGCTGTCTGGACCAGGGGATGCTGATTCTCAGTGCCAAATGCCCAGGTTGCACACGCCTGATGGGGCCTGCACCCTCCCCTTAGACAAAAACAAGGCGAGTAGTAACCGTCTCTGGGAGAGCTCGAGATGCTGCTGAATGTGTGTTGTTTATAGCTGCACAGCTACACCGCCTGAGGAAGAACACGGCACATGGTGTGTTACTACAACCTCTTTTGCTATATGTGGGTGTATCAGAagcttttataaatattttagattttgttttttttgcatgcagAGACGCTGCCTTTGCATTGACTTTTAGCCCAGTATTATGTAGCCTCATTTTTCTATGTGTTCCTTGTAGCTACATTAATATAACCCTATGCATCCTCTAGGGGAAGAGTAGCTCACTTTTCATACACCTACATGGATTTACCGTTAAAAATGCTTCCATTAGTCATAGTTGTATTGCTATGAGACTTGAAAGCAACACTTTAACATCTtattaaacaattttagaaatataGTATTATTTTTACCaggtattttttgtaaaaaaaattatacctTTAGTGCAGATGGTCCTCTTTAAATCTAACTTTGTAGAAGGAATGTATAGTGGATATAAAAAGGGTGCAAGCACCAATTAGAAAATCTATTTCTtgtgacaggaaaaaaataactgaaatgttttcacatgtaaaacagaaatcatttagaagaaaaagagaaaattgtgCACAGACCTTAAAGCTAATGATTTTTTAGCATGTGGTGACTTTACAATATGTTCCTTGTATCTGTACAGTATAGTAACTTCCAGTCAGTTTTGCAATATCAATTGCAACTAATCTATTTGGCCATCTGGGTGGATTTTACCAACATTGATGCACAACTTTGACACAGATTTCAGACCCCAAAATGCTCATCCTCACATAAAGTGGTCGGGGAAAATTGGTGATGGAAAACAAGATGACtgtgaaaatgtgtgttaaTGACTTTTGTCATTGTAATTATGAATGGCCATGTCAAAATTAGATTCTGATACATACtcatctgtggaaaaaatatgtaCCAACTCTGTCATATTTGAGAGCGCTGCATTTAGGCAGATATCTTCAGATTTTCAATCAGCTACAGATTTGGACTGAGGATGAACTATTCAAAAACCTTAATAATCTTCTTCTTAGCTATCTAGCATGACCATAAGATTTCTCTACCAATGCTGATATTTGAAACAGTTAACTGTCTTCATCCAACCATAATGCTACAATGGATAATGATAGGGGTGGtgttttgggggggaggggttGCAttgaatgtataaaaaaaagaagcaaaaacttGATTTTCTCACCACCCTGCAGCCTAGCCCAGGCATATGAAGAGCATAGGGGATTGATGTTATACAAACCACACAGTCTGTGCTTTTCAGAAATTTgtgaagttgttttaaatgtttgtctcCTGGCAGACTTCCTgaccagtttttttctttttgtctttttagtttttgagtTCTTTTATGTAATGCCATTGTTGCACcatgttttctcaaaatataGTGCAATAATAAACGTGGTGGATTGTTCTAAACATAGCCACCTCCCCAGTTAGAAAAGAGCATGTACACTTATTCATTCATGTTACTTCAGTCTGTTGTTTTACTCGTAAAAgattccattttgtttttcagttgtgtTGTAAAGAGTATGGGTGACATTAAAGAtctattttttatcaaaagagAATCAGCCATTTAAACAAGGGtgtgttgcatttcttttttagattCACTCTAACTGTAGCAAGTCGACAAATCAAGGGCACAGTGGGAGGCATGTAATGGGTTAGCTCATGCAGCGAAGCGCTCTTCAAGTCTGACTCCTCCATATAGAGCCATTAGTCTTCTGAGAAGCTGTTCCTCAAAAAACAGACTTGTATCAAGTGATGTGGGGTCTTTAAATAGATTAGAGAATGATATTtgaatgtgtaaaaatattttttggccACATTTGACAGCATTATTTGGATGCTTAATGATTCATAAATGCACCTATTGAGTTATCTTGCTCCCATTTGGTAGGTTCACAGAACCACACACTACCTTTGTGTCAGCTCAGCTTAGTCTACTATGGTCAGATTAGTCACACGAAATTGTCAACATTCTTTCTCTTTAATTATTCCAGAGTGCAcacacaatatatttttttcaaattatatatttattactcCTAAAAAAAAGGTTGGGTTGTTTTTGAAAAAGGCTTCGTTCATAACCAGAAAGCATGCCATAACTCTTTAGTAGTCCTGTATCCTAAAActgagaagaaataaaaaatgttgcagttgtaaatatgtaatttttttttaaattacatatttatctaCTTGGAAAATCCgtaaacaagcaaataaataattatttcctttgACTTCAGGTAAACTGCACAATATATCAAGTTATAAAGGGTTCAATATTGCAATACCATAGGACACCACAAGTGCTATATATAATAGGCTATTTTGTTCTTGCAGTTTCCTGCATTCACACTCTGCATGCTAGTTTGACACATCACTGTGAAACCTTTTCTCTACCTTATGTagatttcttctgtcttttatttttaatccacgttgaaatgttttgaaacaacaacataaaacagagGTTAATGATAAAGCTTACTGATTTCCTAAATAAATTTGATCTACATTCAACTCTTGTAATTGAGAGATAACTTAAGCAGGGCTTGCATATAATGCATGTAGAGAACAACCTTTCAATTGATTTAAggggtttaaaataaaataaagtttaggtAAAATCTTAACTCTGTTGGGTTTTCCTTGAACTTACtctaaatgtcttgttttaaaataatttattctgttaatCTTATCTTTCTTTCCAGATTATTTTCTACCTAATTCATTAACAAAAGTCAAACTCTCAACTCAACATCAGTAACTCTTATAGCAAACAAAGGGAAGATTCAACAGAGCATTTTTTCTGTTACCACCATTTCCATGTGGACACAAAGACTGAAgctataacaaaaaaaaactgtctccGTGATGTTTCTTGAATACGTAACATAACTCTTGTGATTCCTCAACCTtgacttttcatgttttcttctgcaCAATTTATTAATTCCCCCACTTGTTGTGTAACTACATATGTTTGTCTCTAATCTCTGGACAGTCCCCCTGCCTGTCCTGCAGTGTGACCCTTATAACAGGAGAGGATCAGGTTCTTGAAGAAGGAATTGTACATAATGGCTGCCACGATGACAAAAGCAATAACAGCAAGGTGAGAAAGGGAAGCGTGTAAACGTGTACCTGgattgtgaaaagaaaacaaatttaagctATTCAGCATGTTTATATCTTGTAATAAAAGCCATGGAAAATATTGAGCTCTGAGGAATAACTCAATGGGTCCCATatgaatttgatttaaactgTTGCCTTTGAATGGATCTGACTGGAGCACCgtctttcatttttatgtccCCTTTATTTCACTACATAAAATCTTCTGCAGAGAGCAAAGCTTGCACTATCACACCTTCTGTCTTTAGAGTTTTTGATCTCTTTCTTTCTGAACTCTTCTCTCTTTTAGGACTCTTCAAATCTGAAGTGTTCCCCTGCGGTATCAGTTGGCCGCAGCCCCAAGACGGTGAATGGCCTGCTCAGTCCTCAGCTTGAGGCCTTGAATAACAGCCAAACCTCGCTGTGTGAGATGCTGcaggaaaaagagaagaagagttGGAGCGGAGGAGCCATGGGCATGGACCACTCGGCGCTCATCCCGCTCCGATCAAAGAACTTCCGGGAAAGGAGTGATGCTCACTTTGTGGATGTTATCAAGGAGGATAGGTAATCACCACCCTGTCTGTCCCTTTTATTAGAAAATCTTATTGCAAAGGGGTTGGGTGTCAGTTCAGTTGGGCACTTTGTGTGGATTCATCCAATACATTCtccatttaaaaattaaatcaaactttgtGGGTGTAgcatgataaaatataaaacaatttagTCTGAAGTGGACATGattttctctctgctgtttaTGCAACTCTATCAGTCTTATGAAGGACTATTTCTACAAGCCTCCCCTACACAAGCTGAGCCTCACCTTCTTGGAGAGGAGCCTGGAATCTGCCTACCGGATAAGCTACCAGGAGgaggtgtgtttctgtgatgtAATGGTCTCCATCTACCTGAATTTGATTGATTGTTCATGCATATGAATGTAGTTAGGTTTTATTTGTTGGTGCTGTATACTTCGCTGGTAACATTCTGCTGTTCTCATTTTTGTCAGTGTTAGTCAGCATCTTTTCGTGATGTCAATCAATCTCTTTTTcctattttgtatatttatgcTGATATCAGGTTagatttctgtgtatttatttgtgtgaGTTTTCCTCTGTCTGAGTCTAGTCTCGGAAGCCTGTTAGCACCACATTATCGCCAGACTGGTCAGACTGCGGCAAAGAGAAATGACTGCAGGACCTTGAAAGTTGTTATGCGCTAGCTTACAATGCCCCCTGCTGGTGTAACTTTAGAAGTGATTTTATGATGGCATGACTGCAGCTGTAGGTGATAGaaagtggaaacattttctgttcatttcatattaattttcatttttgtcttccCTCCCAGGTGGAGAATCAAGCAGCGGTTCAGATGTTCGCCAGTCCAACGTTCAGCTCTTTCCTGGACATGCTGCTGTGCTGTTTAGTTGTTCTGGCGCTCTCTCTTGCTTGTTTCCTCCGACCTCTTGTCACCCAGCAGAGTCCATCCACTCCGGCGCTAGTTCTGACAGCTGTAGTCGCCCTGCTGGAGGCTCTGGCTCTGCTGTTTGCCATTCGGTGAGATACTAAATACAGAGTGTGGATCTTCAACTACCAGGCTGTGGGTTGTTTTCAGACAGTGGaaggacaaattaaaatgtgcagCCTTATAATTGGTATCaatatgaagtaaaaaaagaataattacaGCGTCACCTGCATTTACTGGCAACATTGTAAAAGATTTTGATAAAGcattaaataagatttttttcttgcactaGCACAATCTTAAATCCAGGAGTCATGGTATGAGAGGCAGGTTGCACTCTGGACAGTCACAGGATAAAACGGACAAGTAGGCACTTAGCCatccacacagacacacgcatTCACTCACTCCTGAGGTCAGTTTAGGCCAAGCAGCCTAACAACCATGTTTTTGGATTATGAGACGAAGCTGGAATACCCACAGAAAACCCatccatgcacagggagaacatgcaaactccatgcagaaagatgcTGCACCAGGTCGCCCATTCCAGACAATCCTCTGAAATGTTAATGTTGTATGCAATGAAAGGTTGTGTATAAGTTATGTCTTTTCAATTGTATTTCTTCTTCAGGATGGCTTTTTATCTGGACAGTGTGCTGAGCTGCACTCGGGTGCTGATGAGGGCCGTCTCTGGCTGGATAGTTCGCCACTTCATTGGAGCTGTCCTGGTGTCTCTGCCTGCTCTGACAGTCTACTCCCATTTCACCTGTGACATGTATAATTCGATCCAGGTAGAATTCAGTCTTCGTAACCATTTCCTGGCTTTTGTAAATCAAACGTTTAATCTTTATTTCAACAATAGTTTTGCTTGGGCTGAAATTAGATTCTCATTGTAAAATAGTCTTGACTAAAAATACCACAATTTTAAGATGTTATGGTACAAGCAACAGTGtgttaattgattaattgcttttctttaaaacagcAAGTATATAATGATTCTTTCTTGTAagcaataaaaagcaaaagtatCTGACCTTTTCTAAACATTGTAACTTAAGAAGCAGGTGGAGGACATGGCAACCTTCCAAAACGTAGCTATCGTTTGATTCTTGTAACCGGGCCAGGCCTAACTAAATCAATAAAACTATATGGCTTTACTTTTAGATGAGATTTAAAGATGATGTTTAAATTACTTGacgttttccttttcttcttatttcttCTCAGTTTACCATGTTCATCTGCTGTGCCATCATCATAGCTATTGTTCAGTACTGTAACTTCTGCCATCTCAGCTACTGGATGCGCTCTACAATAGCCACCCTGGTGGGGCTGACAATGCTCACCTTGCTCTGCTGCTCCCCCTGCAGGTAGGACACAGCTAACAAATGCATGGTAAATGTGTTGGTCAAAATACTGGAAGGTGAAAAAATTGAAACTCTGATGAGGCGTTTTATGATTCAAATTGATGCCGCCCTGGTGGTGGTGCTTGCACATATATTAATGTCAtataacatttcatttcatatcCCTAATGTCGTCATCATCACTCTTACGTCATTTAGCTATAATTTTCAGTCATGAGTTAAGCAGTGTTCATTTCCTTTGTTTACTGTCTTTGCATACATTTCTGTTCAATATGATTTCAGCTCAACCTCATTAGTCAGATTAATCACTGTTTTTgggaaaaattacatttctacaTAGCAAGTAATTTACTAGAAGGTGTAGTAGAGAAATAGAAAGCAACAGACCGAAAAGCTATAATTTGCAGGCTACTCATTATGTGTAATTGAATCATTAATTGAAAGGCAGGAAATGTTGTAAATGCTGGTTATAATGCATTTCACTGAAAATTGGAATGGGTTTTTGCAGGCAATTTTCACTAGAGCAGATGCAGCAGCAAATGTATAAGTTGGTACAGAAATTGATAGTTCATCTAAAATGAtctaaatttctttaaaatggaaactgtggtagaaaacaaaaacctctgtCCATTAAATTGTAGAATAGTCAAAATAGCAATGATCTGCTCTACCGTGATCAAAGGTCAATTGTCAAAATAATGTcctcaattttgcaaaaaaaaattttggcGCTCGCTTGTGAtagtttttgacttttctgaAAGAGTTAATGCACCACTTGTGGGTTTGTGCCAAACCAGAGGcacaaaatctggaaaatgtaTGAATCCAAACCTCTGCCTTAGGGAGTTGAGGGGGGGTACGAGactctttctatttttttaagatgTGTGGTCCTTGCTAGTTTTCAACCTCTATATTTCATTCATTGCAGCCATTAGTAATGTAAACATCTGACAAAATTTTGCTTTGCTCCAAACCAGCAGATGGAAACATACCTAATTCGACTTTTCgtttttgagacatttttaaagtttgttcaaaagctCCATAACAATTAGATGGAAATGTAGTTATTTATTACCAATATGTGAAAGAAGCaacatttgacttttccatcATTTCTCTTCACAGTGGTTATTTCTACCTTTTTTCACTATAAgcctgtttttaatttttttttctttctgtggcATTATCTTCCAATACccatattttacactttttttttagatcgACAGTTATGTTGAGAGATTGCACCTCTAGCTGTATAGTGATTATTCATAAAATGAATTGTTGAGTCACAATAAAAGAGTGTGAAAAGATAGGTGTTACATATAGTATCTTTCACACTTTATGTATTAGGCTGATTAATAAAtatcattgttgtttttgtctctttcagtGTTATTGAGAGTTTTTTCCGGTAAGAACTTTGACAAAGttgaatgtgaaataaatatgaaaaatattactttttaatatGCCATCATCAAATGCCACTAGAAGTGAGATTTTGGCAATTCCTAAAAAGAATCCCcaagttcatgtttttataagaAGTGTGAAATTCCAATTGCCAAGTAATACTTTGATTGCATGCttgcatttctgtctttttactGTTATTCTTAATTTCCTTTTTCGtatctttgtttttccaccagGTCTCATGCCCAAAGCAACATTACAAACGGATCTGTAATCTTGTCCGACAACTCAACAAGTTCTGATCAACAACCCAACTTTGACCCACACAAACGTCTTATTCCTGAAGCCTGTGTGGccttcttcctgctccttctCCTCGTCTGGTTCCTTAACCGTGAATTCGAGGTCAGCTACCGTTTGCATTACCATGGCAACGTAGAAGCTGATCAGCACCGCATCAAGATTCAGAACATGAGGGACCAGGCCGACTGGCTGCTCCGCAACATAATTCCAATCCATGTAGCGGAACAACTTAAGGTTACCCAGAGTTATTCCAAGAACCACGACAATGTGGGAGTCATATTTGCCAGCATTGTCAACTTCAGTGAGTTTTATGAAGAAAGTTACGAGGGAGGCAAAGAGTGCTATCGCGTCCTCAATGAGTTAATTGGTGACTTTGATGAGCTCTTACGCAAGCCTGCCTTTGCAAATATTGAAAAGATCAAAACCATTGGTGCAACATACATGGCTGCAGCAGGACTCAACACTCAGCAGTGCGCGGATGCAGCTCATCCTCAAGAGCATCTTCGAGCTCTTTTTGAATTTGCCCTGGAAATGATGCGAGTGGTTGACGACTTCAACAAGAACATGCTTGGTTTCGGCTTCAAGCTTCGCATTGGCTTTAATCACGGGCCCCTGACAGCGGGCGTAATTGGAACCACCAAGCTTCTTTATGACATCTGGGGCGACACCGTGAACATCGCCAGCCGCATGGACACAACGGGTGTAGAGTGCCGTGTTCAGGTCAGCGAGGAAAGCTACTGCGTGCTCAGTGGCATGGATTACGAGTTTGATTATCGGGGAACGGTTAATGTCAAAGGGAAAGGTCAAATGAAGACATTTCTTTATCCTAAAAGCAGCGACAGTGGCCCCGTGCCTCAGTACCAGCTCTCGGTCTCACCGGAGATCCGAGCTCAGGTGGATGGTAGCATCGGGCGGTCTCCCACTGACGAGATTGCAAGCATGGTGCCAACCACCAGCAAGAATGGAAGCAGTACCAAAATGATGGTCCCCAGTGCCAGCATTGGTTCCTCAAACACAACAGGGCTTAGTCAAATGAAAGACTCAGACATCAATGGAAGATGTTCCTCCATGGTCGCTTCTTGTGCCAGACGATCCATGTCACACAGTGGCTTAACATCAGTACCTGTAACCAGTCTTGAGGGACACTCGCCAAATAACAAACAGCTCATCGTCTCATCCTCAATCCAACAACATGCACCACAACACTCCCcaagaaaagacacaaaagacAAGCTAGAGGATAACTCTGACTACAATGGTGGCGATTTAACCAGGCTTTAAGCATTTGCTACAGAAGCACTCTTACTACCAACCTTCATCCCTTTAAGCTCTCATTACTGCTAGCTGGCATGTGTAGAAGCTATATTTTCGTCCAACTTCAGGTAGAGGAGGTGGATTTGGACAGACACAGAAATCTGAGTTGTATAAACAGACCAGATTTTCCATCAGCCAAGAACAAGGTTGTTTGTAGTGTAAATGTGTTTGGCTGATATAATCAAGGGTGCTTGGTGGACCACACATAGGGTGTTGGGAAGATATTCAGAGAAAATGGAAATTTGCCTCCTAGCAACCCCATTGTCTGTCATTAACTTACTTGATTATCTTTGCACCTTTAATCTTGATTGTTTCTGTCAAATGTCTTTTAAGTGCCTTTAGAATAGAATAAGACGTAAACAAGGcctttttaactaaaaattaaaAGGGAAAACTTTACACATGAAAACTTTTTGGGAATAAAGCTTCGCTTTTGCTATtggtttacttttttaaacaatattttccaATGActtattttgcctttttatcCAAGAGGAAATCAGAAATAcgagaaaccaaaataaaggGATAATTTGAATTATGTGAAGTTGTCAGAAGAAGGGAGGAAAGCTAC
This genomic interval carries:
- the adcy9 gene encoding adenylate cyclase type 9 isoform X1, whose translation is MASPQHQKLLPHNTEVSCDSSGDGGVSVRIGSSVKHRHGGGPLGSIGGGFIGATKHCKYSISSSCSSGESGVRRPVVKSFRAHKGMPQLFERSAGHFWDPKFDSSILEEACRERCFPQTRRRFRYVLFYLVAASFLWGLYFAAHPSCCDIVVFLLPTASFLIFCLLLFLMTFTRLYSRCYNQASLLLILVTFILTLAPQIQTLGFRNPDDMSPDLDQEEFSGMGPIYNTSNDNLVRGSNKFPCLSPVGTFSLCIEVLLLLYSVLHVRLYASLMLGLLYSVLFETLGCLLPTQAGGNWSWAFSSELEMFSWLGPAKALLHLCAHAIGIHLFVMSEVRSRSTFLKVGQAIMHGKDLEVEKALKERMIHSVMPRIVADQLMKQGDEEIGDNCGKRYSTSGAAAAISSPKNNKRKKTSIPRGQIIFRPFNMKRMDPVSILFADIVGFTKMSANKSAHALVGLLNDLFGRFDRLCELTGCEKISTLGDCYYCVAGCPEPRPDHAYCCVEMGLGMIQAIEQFCQEKREMVNMRVGVHTGTVLCGILGMKRFKFDVWSNDVNLANLMEQLGVAGKVHLSQATFDFLDDRYQHEDGQVNERIGQSVVADQLKGMRTYLISGRKVEALCNCTQTGLSGPGDADSQCQMPRLHTPDGACTLPLDKNKSPCLSCSVTLITGEDQVLEEGIVHNGCHDDKSNNSKDSSNLKCSPAVSVGRSPKTVNGLLSPQLEALNNSQTSLCEMLQEKEKKSWSGGAMGMDHSALIPLRSKNFRERSDAHFVDVIKEDSLMKDYFYKPPLHKLSLTFLERSLESAYRISYQEEVENQAAVQMFASPTFSSFLDMLLCCLVVLALSLACFLRPLVTQQSPSTPALVLTAVVALLEALALLFAIRMAFYLDSVLSCTRVLMRAVSGWIVRHFIGAVLVSLPALTVYSHFTCDMYNSIQFTMFICCAIIIAIVQYCNFCHLSYWMRSTIATLVGLTMLTLLCCSPCSVIESFFRSHAQSNITNGSVILSDNSTSSDQQPNFDPHKRLIPEACVAFFLLLLLVWFLNREFEVSYRLHYHGNVEADQHRIKIQNMRDQADWLLRNIIPIHVAEQLKVTQSYSKNHDNVGVIFASIVNFSEFYEESYEGGKECYRVLNELIGDFDELLRKPAFANIEKIKTIGATYMAAAGLNTQQCADAAHPQEHLRALFEFALEMMRVVDDFNKNMLGFGFKLRIGFNHGPLTAGVIGTTKLLYDIWGDTVNIASRMDTTGVECRVQVSEESYCVLSGMDYEFDYRGTVNVKGKGQMKTFLYPKSSDSGPVPQYQLSVSPEIRAQVDGSIGRSPTDEIASMVPTTSKNGSSTKMMVPSASIGSSNTTGLSQMKDSDINGRCSSMVASCARRSMSHSGLTSVPVTSLEGHSPNNKQLIVSSSIQQHAPQHSPRKDTKDKLEDNSDYNGGDLTRL